Proteins encoded in a region of the Melospiza melodia melodia isolate bMelMel2 unplaced genomic scaffold, bMelMel2.pri scaffold_35, whole genome shotgun sequence genome:
- the LOC134434399 gene encoding UDP-N-acetylglucosamine transferase subunit ALG13 homolog: MKSTFVTVSTTSFDELIAAARSPPCPQALQSRGYQKLVLQAGWGSLPQPQPSSSPAAAVEAFRFKDSLAEELQSADLVISHTRAGSWLETLENGKPLIVVINDKLMNHQLELAKQLHRDGCVLYCNCRTLPCTMQSMNLSALKPFPPGQPEKFASFLNKVLGLQ; the protein is encoded by the exons ATGAAGTCCACGTTCGTCACCGTGAGCACCACCAGCTTCGATGAGCTGATCGCCGCGGCCCGCTCCCCGCC GTGCCCGCAGGCGCTGCAGAGCCGCGGGTACcagaagctggtgctgcaggcgggctggggctcgctgccgcagccgcagcccagcagcagcccggccgcggCGGTGGAAGCGTTCCGGTTCAAGGACTcgctggctgaggagctgcagagcgcaGACCTGGTCATCAGCCACACAC GTGCTGGTAGCTGGCTGGAGACTCTAGAGAATGGAAAACCACTAATAGTAGTAATAAATGACAAGCTGATGAACCATCAGCTTGAGCtggccaaacagctgcacagagatggctgtgtcctctactgtaactgcag AACTCTTCCATGT acaatgcagtcaatgaacttgtcagctttgaaaccttttcctcctggacagccagaaaagtttgcttcattcttgaataaagttcttgggttacaataa